The Acanthopagrus latus isolate v.2019 chromosome 6, fAcaLat1.1, whole genome shotgun sequence genome includes a region encoding these proteins:
- the ssuh2.1 gene encoding protein SSUH2 homolog isoform X2: protein MDEKDEDLGAFDPNIPEEGPSAPPPGWLDHVHGYQGHKGGEGDNPLYPPPPAYNPEPELNRNTLVPNVSVPTVSEDVARDALLKFVESKWRYSSKPARNLTFKELKPVTVYRYRLETYTETRTSSWQFEPFTGQVVDGPQYGVSPQPWDIPVQLPPRFTDKVEMVRVPHSSIVKVCHMCSGCGRVRCTGCHGRGQKRCISCHGKGHRRQPGNHKRSGGSSRCSACHGRGRKRCISCQGHGFKTCSVCHGSQNLLHYIQLTVTWKNNVDDFIPDRQPDFPDKKFEKVTGDPFFIDESVLVYPIQGFPDQEICDVSTKLINEHLGRFSSTSRILQQRQTIEMVPLTHAYYTYSGKEYNFFVYGVENKVFAAKYPSACSIL, encoded by the exons GTGCGTTTGACCCAAACATACCAGAGGAGGGACCCTCAGCGCCCCCTCCTGGCTGGCTGGATCACGTCCATGGATACCAGGGTCAcaaaggaggag AGGGAGATAATCCTCTGTATCCACCTCCCCCGGCCTACAACCCCGAGCCTGAACTCAACAGGAACACACTGGTGCCCAACgtcag CGTCCCCACGGTGTCGGAGGACGTGGCCAGAGATGCTCTGCTCAAGTTTGTAGAATCAAAATGGAGGTACAGCTCCAAACCTGCCAGGAACCTCACGTTCAAAGAGCTCAAGCCCGTCACTGTGTACAGG TACCGACTGGAGACCTACACTgagaccagaaccagcagctggcAGTTTGAACCTTTCACAG GTCAGGTGGTCGACGGTCCTCAGTACGGCGTGAGTCCTCAGCCGTGGGACATTCCGGTCCAGCTGCCTCCCAGATTCACCGACAAGGTGGAGATGGTCCGCGTGCCGCACTCGTCCATCGTGAAG gtgtgtcacATGTGCAGCGGCTGTGGGAGGGTTCGTTGTACCGGCTGTCACGGCAGAGGCCAG AAGCGTTGTATAAGCTGCCATGGCAAAGGTCACAGACGGCAGCCTGGGAACCACAAAAGGTCCGGCGGGTCCTCACGATGTTCTGCCTGTCACGGGAGAGGACGTAAGAG gtGTATCTCCTGTCAGGGTCACGGCTTCAAGACCTGCTCTGTTTGTCACGGCAGCCAGAACCTGCTGCACTACATCCAGCTGACGGTCACATG gaagaACAACGTGGATGATTTCATTCCGGACCGTCAGCCGGACTTCCCCGACAAGAAGTTTGAGAAGGTGACTGGAGATCCTTTCTTCATCGACGAGAGCGTcctg GTTTATCCCATCCAGGGTTTCCCCGATCAGGAGATCTGCGACGTGTCCACAAAACTGATCAACGAACATCTCGGACGCTTCTCTTCCACCAGTCGCATCCTGCAGCAG CGTCAGACCATCGAGATGGTTCCTCTGACTCACGCCTACTACACCTACAGCGGGAAGGAGTACAACTTCTTCGTGTACGGAGTGGAGAACAAAGTCTTCGCCGCCAAATATCCGTCTGCCTGCAGCATTTTATAG
- the ssuh2.1 gene encoding protein SSUH2 homolog isoform X1, with protein sequence MDEKDEDLGAFDPNIPEEGPSAPPPGWLDHVHGYQGHKGGEGDNPLYPPPPAYNPEPELNRNTLVPNVSVPTVSEDVARDALLKFVESKWRYSSKPARNLTFKELKPVTVYRYRLETYTETRTSSWQFEPFTAGQVVDGPQYGVSPQPWDIPVQLPPRFTDKVEMVRVPHSSIVKVCHMCSGCGRVRCTGCHGRGQKRCISCHGKGHRRQPGNHKRSGGSSRCSACHGRGRKRCISCQGHGFKTCSVCHGSQNLLHYIQLTVTWKNNVDDFIPDRQPDFPDKKFEKVTGDPFFIDESVLVYPIQGFPDQEICDVSTKLINEHLGRFSSTSRILQQRQTIEMVPLTHAYYTYSGKEYNFFVYGVENKVFAAKYPSACSIL encoded by the exons GTGCGTTTGACCCAAACATACCAGAGGAGGGACCCTCAGCGCCCCCTCCTGGCTGGCTGGATCACGTCCATGGATACCAGGGTCAcaaaggaggag AGGGAGATAATCCTCTGTATCCACCTCCCCCGGCCTACAACCCCGAGCCTGAACTCAACAGGAACACACTGGTGCCCAACgtcag CGTCCCCACGGTGTCGGAGGACGTGGCCAGAGATGCTCTGCTCAAGTTTGTAGAATCAAAATGGAGGTACAGCTCCAAACCTGCCAGGAACCTCACGTTCAAAGAGCTCAAGCCCGTCACTGTGTACAGG TACCGACTGGAGACCTACACTgagaccagaaccagcagctggcAGTTTGAACCTTTCACAG CAGGTCAGGTGGTCGACGGTCCTCAGTACGGCGTGAGTCCTCAGCCGTGGGACATTCCGGTCCAGCTGCCTCCCAGATTCACCGACAAGGTGGAGATGGTCCGCGTGCCGCACTCGTCCATCGTGAAG gtgtgtcacATGTGCAGCGGCTGTGGGAGGGTTCGTTGTACCGGCTGTCACGGCAGAGGCCAG AAGCGTTGTATAAGCTGCCATGGCAAAGGTCACAGACGGCAGCCTGGGAACCACAAAAGGTCCGGCGGGTCCTCACGATGTTCTGCCTGTCACGGGAGAGGACGTAAGAG gtGTATCTCCTGTCAGGGTCACGGCTTCAAGACCTGCTCTGTTTGTCACGGCAGCCAGAACCTGCTGCACTACATCCAGCTGACGGTCACATG gaagaACAACGTGGATGATTTCATTCCGGACCGTCAGCCGGACTTCCCCGACAAGAAGTTTGAGAAGGTGACTGGAGATCCTTTCTTCATCGACGAGAGCGTcctg GTTTATCCCATCCAGGGTTTCCCCGATCAGGAGATCTGCGACGTGTCCACAAAACTGATCAACGAACATCTCGGACGCTTCTCTTCCACCAGTCGCATCCTGCAGCAG CGTCAGACCATCGAGATGGTTCCTCTGACTCACGCCTACTACACCTACAGCGGGAAGGAGTACAACTTCTTCGTGTACGGAGTGGAGAACAAAGTCTTCGCCGCCAAATATCCGTCTGCCTGCAGCATTTTATAG